The following proteins are encoded in a genomic region of Montipora foliosa isolate CH-2021 chromosome 8, ASM3666993v2, whole genome shotgun sequence:
- the LOC138013281 gene encoding acyl-CoA-binding domain-containing protein 5A-like isoform X1, which yields MAGSVEAGFDAAVNVVRSMPKKGACQPSKDTMLKFYALYKQAKEGACCESKPGFWDVVKKAKWEAWHNLGQMSKQEAMESYVSELKHVVLNLTDQDGLEEFSEVLKPFYKEVYEGQDEQLPRVLKAFKDEALQNGKLIEFNLNGHSCEPQAGNVPFQNGHVELFDENGSEMEFPVSKSEFPHRNSLYLERYPQRSKKTGLSSSKGVNPFLIIPADKVEDSSDIEEDDKELQNREPEVPHLGSQWTDLCAPKGQNGLVLTSDESDEDEFCDTVDPEHLQELLNGDHIVVNEINLDNTLQNMDSSHSSTLNSSPEGATNSTSTESEISDLESDLKISELLTSTPFAKHVTFAIESSDSDRPIVINSELPKVVASVSEESVLEMVPLLENGCDSLAVTNVLEDNPVPAIENGDQKPSGILKSHHPVRECGGGDASQKPSGRHHGGRTRQAQGLRSKEDFSGVDGASGLSKGDGRRGDSDSEDEFASDHTSGPDYDSAGDELNDRILQALERLHQDMKNVVRRLNSIEETVARSQQASHQSTQPWWKAFVPSKPLVFLILWPFIINIIFYHIKRRKGSQGR from the exons ATGGCGGGATCTGTGGAAGCAGGATTCGACGCTGCCGTGAACGTCGTACGATCTATGCCAAAAAAAG gCGCCTGCCAACCATCAAAAGACACAATGTTAAAG ttttatgcgTTGTACAAGCAAGCTAAGGAAGGAGCTTGTTGTGAATCAAAGCCTGGATTTTGGGATGTAGTGAAGAAAGCCAAATG GGAAGCATGGCACAACTTGGGTCAAATGTCCAAACAAGAAGCTATGGAATCTTACGTCTCTGAACTAAAGCAT GTTGTGCTAAACTTGACTGATCAAGATGGGTTAGAAGAATTTTCTGAAGTTTTAAAACCATTCTACAAAGAAGTTTATGAAGGCCAAGATGAACAGCTGCCAAGAGTTCTTAAGGCTTTCAAGGATGAAGCTCTACAAAATGGGAAGTTAATAGAATTTAACCTAAATGGACATAGTTGTGAGCCACAGGCCGGTAACGTACCATTTCAAAATGGGCATGTGGAGCTATTTGATGAAAACGGAAGTGAGATGGAATTTCCTGTAAGTAAGAGTGAATTTCCACATCGAAATAGTCTATATCTTGAAAGATATCCACAAAGGTCCAAGAAAACAGGCTTATCATCTTCCAAAGGAGTAAATCCATTTCTGATCATACCTGCGGACAAGGTAGAGGACTCCAGTGACATAGAAGAAGATGATAAGGAACTTCAGAACAGAGAGCCTGAAG TGCCACATTTGGGGTCACAGTGGACGGATTTATGTGCACCAAAAGGACAAAATGGACTGGTTTTGACGAGTGACGAAAGTGATGAAGATGAATTTTGTGACACTGTAGACCCTGAACATTTGCAAGAACTTCTAAATGGAGATCACATTGTTGTAAATGAAATTAATCTTGACAATACTCTCCAGAATATGGACTCAtctcacagtagcactttaaacagTTCGCCCGAAGGTGCCACAAACTCAACATCAACAGAATCTGAAATTTCTGATTTAGAAAGTGACTTGAAAATCTCTGAACTGTTGACCAGTACTCCATTTGCCAAGCATGTCACTTTTGCAATTGAAAGCAGTGATTCTGACAGACCAATTGTTATCAATTCAGAGCTTCCAAAGGTTGTTGCATCTGTTAGTGAGGAATCAGTGTTAGAAATGGTTCCACTGCTTGAGAATGGGTGTGATAGTCTTGCTGTAACAAATGTCCTGGAAGATAATCCAGTTCCTGCTATTGAGAATGGTGATCAAAAGCCATCAGGAATCTTGAAATCGCATCATCCTGTAAGAGAATGTGGTGGAGGGGATGCCTCTCAAAAGCCCTCTGGGCGCCATCATGGAGGTCGTACTAGGCAAGCACAAGGACTTAGGAGCAAAGAAG ATTTTAGTGGCGTGGATGGAGCAAGTGGACTTTCAAAAGGAGACGGACGGAGaggtgatagtgatagtgaggATGAATTTGCCAGTGATCATACCAGTGGCCCAGACTATGACTCTGCAGGAGATGAACTTAATGATAGGATATTGCAAGCACTGGAGAGATTACACCAGGACATGAAAAATGTTGTAAGGCGACTCAACTCCATTGAGGAAACTGTAGCACGGTCACAACAG GCCTCACACCAATCTACACAGCCTTGGTGGAAAGCTTTTGTTCCTTCCAAACCTCTGGTGTTTCTCATTCTCTGGccatttattattaatatcatcTTCTACCATATCAAACGAAGAAAG GGTTCACAAGGGAGATGA
- the LOC138013281 gene encoding acyl-CoA-binding domain-containing protein 5A-like isoform X2 produces the protein MLKFYALYKQAKEGACCESKPGFWDVVKKAKWEAWHNLGQMSKQEAMESYVSELKHVVLNLTDQDGLEEFSEVLKPFYKEVYEGQDEQLPRVLKAFKDEALQNGKLIEFNLNGHSCEPQAGNVPFQNGHVELFDENGSEMEFPVSKSEFPHRNSLYLERYPQRSKKTGLSSSKGVNPFLIIPADKVEDSSDIEEDDKELQNREPEVPHLGSQWTDLCAPKGQNGLVLTSDESDEDEFCDTVDPEHLQELLNGDHIVVNEINLDNTLQNMDSSHSSTLNSSPEGATNSTSTESEISDLESDLKISELLTSTPFAKHVTFAIESSDSDRPIVINSELPKVVASVSEESVLEMVPLLENGCDSLAVTNVLEDNPVPAIENGDQKPSGILKSHHPVRECGGGDASQKPSGRHHGGRTRQAQGLRSKEDFSGVDGASGLSKGDGRRGDSDSEDEFASDHTSGPDYDSAGDELNDRILQALERLHQDMKNVVRRLNSIEETVARSQQASHQSTQPWWKAFVPSKPLVFLILWPFIINIIFYHIKRRKGSQGR, from the exons ATGTTAAAG ttttatgcgTTGTACAAGCAAGCTAAGGAAGGAGCTTGTTGTGAATCAAAGCCTGGATTTTGGGATGTAGTGAAGAAAGCCAAATG GGAAGCATGGCACAACTTGGGTCAAATGTCCAAACAAGAAGCTATGGAATCTTACGTCTCTGAACTAAAGCAT GTTGTGCTAAACTTGACTGATCAAGATGGGTTAGAAGAATTTTCTGAAGTTTTAAAACCATTCTACAAAGAAGTTTATGAAGGCCAAGATGAACAGCTGCCAAGAGTTCTTAAGGCTTTCAAGGATGAAGCTCTACAAAATGGGAAGTTAATAGAATTTAACCTAAATGGACATAGTTGTGAGCCACAGGCCGGTAACGTACCATTTCAAAATGGGCATGTGGAGCTATTTGATGAAAACGGAAGTGAGATGGAATTTCCTGTAAGTAAGAGTGAATTTCCACATCGAAATAGTCTATATCTTGAAAGATATCCACAAAGGTCCAAGAAAACAGGCTTATCATCTTCCAAAGGAGTAAATCCATTTCTGATCATACCTGCGGACAAGGTAGAGGACTCCAGTGACATAGAAGAAGATGATAAGGAACTTCAGAACAGAGAGCCTGAAG TGCCACATTTGGGGTCACAGTGGACGGATTTATGTGCACCAAAAGGACAAAATGGACTGGTTTTGACGAGTGACGAAAGTGATGAAGATGAATTTTGTGACACTGTAGACCCTGAACATTTGCAAGAACTTCTAAATGGAGATCACATTGTTGTAAATGAAATTAATCTTGACAATACTCTCCAGAATATGGACTCAtctcacagtagcactttaaacagTTCGCCCGAAGGTGCCACAAACTCAACATCAACAGAATCTGAAATTTCTGATTTAGAAAGTGACTTGAAAATCTCTGAACTGTTGACCAGTACTCCATTTGCCAAGCATGTCACTTTTGCAATTGAAAGCAGTGATTCTGACAGACCAATTGTTATCAATTCAGAGCTTCCAAAGGTTGTTGCATCTGTTAGTGAGGAATCAGTGTTAGAAATGGTTCCACTGCTTGAGAATGGGTGTGATAGTCTTGCTGTAACAAATGTCCTGGAAGATAATCCAGTTCCTGCTATTGAGAATGGTGATCAAAAGCCATCAGGAATCTTGAAATCGCATCATCCTGTAAGAGAATGTGGTGGAGGGGATGCCTCTCAAAAGCCCTCTGGGCGCCATCATGGAGGTCGTACTAGGCAAGCACAAGGACTTAGGAGCAAAGAAG ATTTTAGTGGCGTGGATGGAGCAAGTGGACTTTCAAAAGGAGACGGACGGAGaggtgatagtgatagtgaggATGAATTTGCCAGTGATCATACCAGTGGCCCAGACTATGACTCTGCAGGAGATGAACTTAATGATAGGATATTGCAAGCACTGGAGAGATTACACCAGGACATGAAAAATGTTGTAAGGCGACTCAACTCCATTGAGGAAACTGTAGCACGGTCACAACAG GCCTCACACCAATCTACACAGCCTTGGTGGAAAGCTTTTGTTCCTTCCAAACCTCTGGTGTTTCTCATTCTCTGGccatttattattaatatcatcTTCTACCATATCAAACGAAGAAAG GGTTCACAAGGGAGATGA
- the LOC138013282 gene encoding protein SPO16 homolog translates to MADDSGHLNWPVILNKSLEGSEIYRLLLQNHKVRVTDTTGEGVIIFPLSSVAFMIIELDKVLNSDQGESSVNPDIFDRIQRLNQLHRRAYVFLFAPQMEPKEMHALAALQRRFLGAKARFLPVHNVKACVDCMITLAKATCKPMTESIQERVKALQDSSVSDSIVLRIFASIGLSSHECLVLQHGLKTISRVSQATEEELMDCSLDHETAQKVINFFKKDSIQI, encoded by the exons ATGGCGGATGACAGTGGACACCTGAATTGGCCTGTTATTCTGAACAAGTCGTTGGAAGGAAGTGAGATTTACAGACTTCTGCTACAAAACCACAAAGTGAGAG TTACAGACACAACCGGTGAAGGAGTGATAATTTTTCCTCTTTCATCTGTCGCATTTATGATTATTGAATTGGACAAGGTGTTGAATTCAGACCAGGGAGAAAGCTCAGTAAATCCAGACATTTTTGACAG GATACAAAGACTGAATCAACTGCATCGAAGAgcttatgtttttctttttgcccCTCAAATGGAACCAAAGGAAATGCACGCATTGGCAGCATTGCAAAGAAG GTTTCTTGGGGCAAAGGCAAGGTTTCTTCCTGTCCACAATGTGAAGGCATGTGTTGACTGTATGATAACTTTGGCAAAG GCTACTTGTAAACCTATGACTGAGTCGATTCAAGAAAGAGTAAAGGCCTTACAAGATTCATCCGTCAGTGACAGTATTGTTCTACGCATTTTTGCCAGCATCGGCCTTAGCAGTCATG AATGCTTGGTGCTACAGCATGGTCTAAAGACTATTTCCAGGGTGTCACAAGCGACAGAGGAGGAACTGATGGACTGTAGCCTGGATCATGAAACAGCACAAAAAGTGATCAACTTCTTTAAGAAAGACTCCATACAGATTTGA